In the Pseudomonadota bacterium genome, ACGCCATGTCCGACGCCACCCCCATCACCATGGCCGTTCGCCAGCTGCGCGCCAGCGGCGTCGACTTCGTTCCCCGGCCCTACAAGTACGAAGAGCGCGGCGGCACCGCCGTGTCGTCACGTGAGCTCGGCGTCGATGAGCACAAGGTGATCAAGACCCTGGTGATGCACGACGAGAACCGCAAGCCGCTCATCGTGCTCATGCACGGCGACCGCGAGGTCTCGACCAAGGCGCTCGCGCGTCACCTCGGGTGCAAAACCGTAAGCC is a window encoding:
- a CDS encoding aminoacyl-tRNA deacylase; translated protein: MSDATPITMAVRQLRASGVDFVPRPYKYEERGGTAVSSRELGVDEHKVIKTLVMHDENRKPLIVLMHGDREVSTKALARHLGCKTVSPCPPDVAEKHTGYKTGGTSPFGLRKPVAIYVEATILDLGRICINGGQRGFLVEIAPR